Proteins encoded by one window of Ancylothrix sp. D3o:
- a CDS encoding J domain-containing protein yields MENKQCSANPYDILGVSPAASKAEITKAMGLAMKRKEYPLQEIAAAQKSLLDSQKRIIADYLRPILPPIKRFKRTDFSSIQTTAPQLNLLADFEAPDLDIERKVVNYIRNDINPNLPSHFAEIDTKLEAGAQLPSQEELSVKFIGASLSKLPKVIPQAEINPELKFNGSHLVLDGIRFFAWLFVFGQIFSTVVLAFNTGHELQKEQEQAQNIEYLTSSESPEVPQRQQITQLSETPAFVRQEKQRSPRTEPVVKPEFSELYYAKGFPQNTCGDQVPSGTNEWYPVYVNYSEDNLNRVRNFYCRDAFKKQRQTGEISVQVASFLNRSDAVEFANILKFDLDSGEVGKSSSYNFDAPSVRANAADLLRNKSNSFPLSSCGDSHPGRINVWYPVNVNYSVSNLRFMQKNYCADAFVKYVRETNTDMIQVASFLNINDAREFANFLKTQVGSGELGESSIY; encoded by the coding sequence ATGGAAAACAAACAGTGTTCTGCCAATCCTTACGATATTCTCGGTGTTTCCCCGGCTGCATCAAAAGCAGAAATTACCAAAGCTATGGGGCTCGCCATGAAGCGCAAGGAATATCCCCTTCAGGAGATTGCCGCCGCGCAAAAAAGTCTCCTAGACTCACAAAAACGCATCATCGCTGATTATCTGCGTCCGATTTTACCACCGATTAAACGGTTCAAGCGAACAGATTTTTCTAGCATACAAACTACTGCCCCACAATTAAATTTACTGGCAGACTTTGAAGCACCAGATTTGGATATTGAGAGGAAAGTCGTTAACTATATTAGAAACGATATTAATCCAAATTTGCCATCGCATTTCGCCGAAATAGATACAAAGTTAGAAGCCGGGGCACAACTTCCCTCTCAAGAGGAATTATCCGTTAAATTTATTGGCGCTAGTTTAAGCAAACTCCCTAAAGTCATCCCCCAAGCTGAGATAAACCCGGAATTAAAATTTAATGGTAGTCATCTGGTTTTAGATGGGATTAGATTTTTTGCCTGGCTATTTGTTTTTGGCCAGATTTTTTCTACGGTTGTCTTAGCTTTTAACACCGGACATGAATTACAAAAAGAGCAAGAACAAGCACAGAATATCGAATATTTAACCTCATCGGAATCCCCAGAAGTTCCACAGAGACAACAGATAACACAACTATCGGAAACACCGGCTTTTGTAAGGCAAGAAAAACAGCGCTCACCACGAACGGAACCAGTGGTTAAACCTGAATTTTCCGAACTTTATTATGCTAAGGGCTTTCCCCAAAATACCTGTGGCGATCAAGTCCCTAGTGGCACAAATGAGTGGTATCCGGTTTATGTAAACTATAGCGAGGATAATTTAAATCGAGTTCGCAATTTTTACTGTAGAGATGCGTTCAAAAAACAGAGACAAACTGGCGAAATATCGGTTCAAGTTGCCTCGTTCTTGAATCGATCTGATGCTGTAGAGTTTGCAAATATTCTCAAATTTGATTTGGATAGTGGAGAAGTTGGCAAATCATCTAGCTATAATTTTGATGCTCCCTCAGTTCGGGCTAATGCCGCCGATCTATTAAGAAACAAAAGTAATTCATTTCCTCTAAGTTCTTGTGGGGATAGTCATCCAGGTAGGATTAATGTGTGGTATCCTGTCAATGTGAATTATAGCGTAAGCAATCTAAGATTTATGCAGAAAAATTACTGTGCAGATGCCTTTGTTAAATATGTCAGAGAGACTAACACAGATATGATTCAAGTAGCATCTTTTCTGAATATCAATGATGCCAGAGAATTCGCCAATTTCTTAAAAACACAAGTTGGTAGCGGAGAACTTGGCGAAAGTTCAATTTATTAA
- a CDS encoding nucleotide exchange factor GrpE yields the protein MTNLTFNAELRDELVNKLGNLEKERVGLQQELREQKSQAIAAKEELFLELFDVFDAVEFLLDYMEQHSELPPQFIQRLPKSLSIVQKKLLGVLQRRQVELLELEGTKPDFDFCRVVEREVRADVEDQSITKIVRRGFRHGEKILRPIEVITSKKES from the coding sequence ATGACCAATCTAACCTTTAACGCCGAACTGCGAGACGAACTTGTAAACAAATTGGGAAACCTGGAAAAAGAACGAGTAGGACTCCAACAAGAATTACGCGAACAAAAGTCACAAGCAATAGCCGCTAAAGAGGAACTGTTTTTAGAGCTATTTGATGTTTTTGATGCTGTGGAATTTTTACTTGATTATATGGAGCAGCATTCTGAACTTCCTCCTCAATTTATTCAGCGTTTACCTAAGTCTCTCTCAATTGTGCAAAAGAAATTGCTGGGGGTACTTCAGCGGCGTCAAGTTGAACTTTTAGAACTGGAAGGAACTAAACCTGATTTCGATTTTTGCCGGGTAGTGGAACGAGAAGTGCGAGCGGATGTTGAGGATCAAAGCATTACTAAAATTGTGCGCCGAGGATTTCGTCATGGGGAAAAAATTCTGCGACCCATCGAAGTGATTACTTCTAAAAAAGAATCATAA
- a CDS encoding SDR family NAD(P)-dependent oxidoreductase produces the protein MSKPLEDKIALVTGATRGLGKGIAVGLGEAGATVYITGRTLESDNSFGSLRETELAVTAAGGICIPIQVDHSDDEQVRLLFERIQNEQGKLDILVNNVYSGVQALTDASGKGFWEEESNFWDACNNVGLRSHYVASVFAARMMTQHRQGLICTISSWGGLSYIFGVPYTVGKAACDRLAADMAIELKPHHVTSLSIWPGIVGTEHITRLAAQMRENEATDPQSSVFREGYNWETPLLTGRVIAALAADPTVMDRTGKVQIVAELAQHYGLVDENGERPVSLRSLKFLIPSAIPALRKYSWLIPNINIPWSLLLLTTLRSPKV, from the coding sequence ATGAGCAAACCACTGGAAGATAAAATAGCATTAGTCACGGGTGCAACGCGAGGTCTAGGCAAAGGAATTGCTGTCGGGCTGGGTGAAGCTGGTGCTACTGTATATATTACAGGTCGCACTTTAGAGTCTGATAATAGTTTTGGCAGCCTGCGAGAAACTGAATTAGCTGTTACCGCCGCCGGTGGAATTTGCATACCCATTCAAGTAGATCATAGCGACGATGAACAAGTGCGTTTATTATTCGAGCGCATTCAAAATGAGCAGGGCAAACTTGATATATTGGTGAACAATGTTTATTCAGGAGTACAAGCATTAACAGATGCTTCTGGCAAAGGTTTTTGGGAAGAAGAATCAAATTTTTGGGATGCTTGTAATAATGTGGGATTGCGTAGTCATTATGTAGCCAGTGTTTTTGCGGCTAGAATGATGACGCAACACCGGCAGGGATTGATTTGCACCATTTCTTCTTGGGGTGGTTTGTCTTACATTTTTGGCGTGCCCTACACTGTGGGTAAAGCCGCTTGTGATCGCCTAGCCGCAGATATGGCGATAGAATTAAAGCCACATCATGTTACGTCACTTTCTATTTGGCCGGGAATTGTTGGCACCGAACATATCACTCGTTTAGCCGCTCAAATGAGGGAAAATGAGGCAACAGACCCACAAAGTTCTGTGTTTAGGGAGGGGTACAATTGGGAAACTCCTTTGCTGACAGGGCGGGTAATTGCGGCACTGGCAGCAGATCCGACTGTTATGGATCGCACGGGGAAAGTGCAGATTGTGGCTGAATTAGCTCAACATTATGGATTAGTAGACGAAAATGGCGAGCGGCCTGTATCTTTGCGGTCACTAAAATTTCTTATCCCCTCTGCCATACCGGCACTGCGAAAATACTCATGGCTAATTCCGAATATTAATATACCTTGGTCACTGTTATTATTAACTACTCTGAGATCGCCAAAAGTTTAG
- a CDS encoding DUF2993 domain-containing protein: MTQGKNKLLEQTVNKFIEMVLSKLIDAEHLQVRVKANLKDLLAGKLDALNIEIFGFLLRRHLRVAEFQFDIGASAVNLQSVRHGKIELLHPAEGSVRMAITQEQLTAFLNAELPFICKNQPREVQLQQVKCEFRESGVIAVHVCWINGKENNYQTCNSLPQIERNASAVILAHQNNEANKIPDEYVNAILAQVSEILSFYDVANRGTTFYIQQINVKANKIIVQANAYIKQFPSN, from the coding sequence GTGACTCAGGGAAAAAACAAGCTTCTCGAACAAACAGTAAACAAGTTCATTGAGATGGTATTGTCGAAGTTGATCGATGCAGAACACCTGCAAGTTCGGGTAAAAGCCAATCTCAAGGATTTGTTAGCTGGTAAATTAGATGCTCTCAATATTGAGATATTCGGCTTTCTGCTGCGACGCCATCTCCGAGTCGCAGAATTTCAGTTTGATATCGGTGCTTCTGCTGTTAATCTTCAAAGCGTTAGGCATGGCAAAATTGAACTATTGCATCCCGCCGAAGGCTCAGTCCGAATGGCGATTACTCAAGAACAATTGACGGCTTTTCTTAATGCTGAATTACCATTTATATGCAAAAACCAGCCGAGGGAAGTTCAGCTTCAACAGGTAAAGTGTGAGTTTAGAGAAAGTGGCGTGATCGCCGTTCATGTTTGCTGGATTAATGGTAAAGAGAATAACTACCAAACTTGCAATAGTCTTCCTCAAATTGAGAGAAATGCCAGTGCAGTTATTCTAGCTCACCAAAATAATGAAGCAAATAAAATCCCAGATGAATATGTCAATGCTATACTCGCGCAAGTAAGCGAGATTTTAAGCTTTTATGATGTTGCGAATCGTGGTACTACTTTCTACATTCAACAAATTAATGTTAAAGCAAATAAAATCATCGTCCAAGCTAATGCCTACATCAAGCAATTTCCGTCAAATTAA
- a CDS encoding alpha/beta fold hydrolase: MISRPLGESIGPPASVEQTFILVGDLLHQEMPGWKAAITSFTKSGGYASLRERIAGVKHPTLIFWGEADDVLGIEDARKFEQAILNSQLIWIPKAGHAPHFERP, from the coding sequence TTGATATCTCGACCTTTGGGAGAATCAATTGGCCCGCCGGCATCCGTAGAGCAAACTTTTATTCTTGTTGGGGATTTGTTACATCAGGAAATGCCGGGATGGAAAGCTGCGATCACTTCTTTTACTAAAAGTGGGGGGTATGCTAGTTTGAGGGAGCGCATTGCTGGGGTAAAACATCCCACCCTGATTTTTTGGGGAGAAGCTGATGATGTATTGGGAATAGAGGATGCGAGAAAGTTTGAACAGGCGATTTTAAACAGCCAGCTTATATGGATTCCTAAAGCGGGTCACGCACCACATTTCGAGCGACCTTAG
- a CDS encoding alpha/beta fold hydrolase — protein sequence MLLPGFDSSLLEFRHLLPLLATNREIWALDLFGFGFTEYLPTIAVNPYNIRQHLLSILKSWITRPIILVCASLGGAVALDFALHHPRSVEC from the coding sequence TTGTTACTCCCCGGATTTGATAGTTCCCTGCTAGAATTTCGGCATTTGCTTCCTTTATTAGCAACTAATCGAGAGATTTGGGCATTGGATTTATTCGGCTTCGGATTTACGGAATATCTCCCTACTATTGCAGTCAATCCTTACAACATCCGTCAGCATCTGTTGAGCATTTTAAAAAGCTGGATTACTCGACCTATCATTTTAGTTTGTGCTTCTTTAGGAGGTGCAGTTGCGCTTGATTTTGCTTTGCATCATCCCAGAAGTGTTGAATGTTAA
- a CDS encoding response regulator, translated as MKEARAVLNKKWFGLFALLTGVGFLGNYFSLSLLFGVDFLFGSIATLTITYYFGWLWGGLGALIAGSYTYFLWHHPYATIILVIEAVFVGFFCKRKQPNILLFDGLYWFLIGMPLVWLFYGQIMQMEANQLILVMCKQAVNGIFNALVASLIISYAPINRWVRHANHLHALSLQQTIFHLLIAFVFIPGLLLLVLDGRAFVNQIQTTVQTELQTSAPNLSGAISRWHQRHLAALTQLAERALLSEAATATNPVIQSSEQLQQDISLIEQLFADFDKIYVANSSGIILAASSSLNQTRQRLIEQNTEHKSLITQAQERLTPWMTPIHKDLLIDEPHVGLNVPLQVKGNFLGLIHGSLALSQIQNLYIFDRKNQPLSITLLDQNNQVIASNHSDQKLLSRVKNSKEGSIHTLEGSLQQWVPSKGNNPMMRWKNSIYIQEFSVSPDLNWRLRLQIPAAPYIENLQKRYKTDLIILLVITMLAFVFATVVSKRLVQPLSYLARATTDLPNQLSEKTFEWKHSSVTEINDLAYNFQWMAIALNQKFTEIRHANATLEQRVQQRTQRLSRINRDLKAEIKRRKKAETELRTREAAIRDLYEVTAAPNLDFEQRLQALIDMGCQTFGVEFGILALVQDNRYEVMVARSPGQVLKPGESLDINQTLCGEVLHRDEPLSIHHIGTSKWQNHPAYLGFRMEAYIGIRVLVRGKVYSTLSFSSTSPRADSFKSAHRELLKLMAQWVGSEIEQQQAQTALQASEERWQLALRGTNEGVWDWNVKTHEVFFSSRWKQMLGYEEHEISNDFGEWSKRVHPDDFEWVTQAIQDHFEGKTPFYCVDYRLLCKDGSYKWILGRGQALSDETGAIVRMTGSHSDITERKNLEQEIKAREQLLNAFFNGASLAGVGLCIHDQHFRFLQINEALAEINGHPVEAHLGKATQEVLGEFAGEVNGLLQQVLGTGQASINLEMSGELPSLAGVKRHWLASHFPIFKDAGQPIAVGCILIDISDRKRAEAELQQMSAALENAVAGISRLDTDGRYISANVTYAAICGYQPEEMVGMAWQKTVHAEDVQKMVAAYRQMLRDGRVEAEARGMRKNGSSFYKQVVMVSAYDEQNVFVGHHCFMKDITDRKQAEQALQRELEKTLLIKQITQEIRQSLNAQQIFETAAVQIGQAFGVSRCLISTYEENPQPHFPVVAEYVALGSSPSAEVDLLATSPGYTEKLMTQDKAIASPDVYCDSLLVGDQRICTKLNLRSALAVRTSYQGEPNGAISLHQCDRYRRWSADQVELLESVADQVGIALAQAKLLEQETRQREELTLKNRALEQTRREAEAANRAKSDFLAMMSHEIRTPMNAVIGMTGLLLDTALSAQQRDFIETIRSSGDTLLSIINDILDFSKIESGKLELEMHPLNLRDSIEGAIDLVAVKASEKEIELGYLIHPQTPISIVGDITRLRQIIVNLLNNAIKFTETGEVTISVEASLIDSDKTISETENSLEKLYEIQFAIQDTGIGIPADRLDRLFKSFSQVDTSTTRQYGGTGLGLAISKRLSEMMNGMIWVESGGNVGGRPTAKWLATKPHQVTRGSTFYFTIVAPAVAADLSEKIEMLPELSGKRLLIVDDQPTNRQILTLQAETWGMETRAAQSASEALNWLENGETFDMAILDMQMPKMDGLTLAARIHQNPKFHRLPLVMLTSIGKPEASSSEILAHFAACLTKPIKQSQLYEVLTQVLQAQPTKVKQQPPTAVQDDVKLAERFPLRILLAEDHLVNQKVALLLLERLGYRADVVANGLEALEALRRQPYDLVLMDVQMPEMDGLEASRRICQEWPADARPWIIAMTANAMQGDRLVCLDAGMNDYVSKPIRLEALIEALSQCRTSRKELQPQKVELDTNQPEVEMPAVNLAELQAFCRAIDEDSTKILLLLTNCYFEEVPKLLQAMSSAIAQADAQALKRAAHTLRGSSANLSAAHLAQLCGRLEAISGDGELDQASLLFAEIEAEYGRVKNTLAQEL; from the coding sequence ATGAAAGAGGCTAGAGCAGTGCTTAATAAAAAATGGTTTGGTTTGTTCGCCCTTCTCACGGGTGTGGGTTTTCTGGGTAACTATTTCAGTTTGTCTCTTTTATTTGGGGTTGATTTCCTCTTTGGTAGCATTGCCACATTGACTATTACTTACTACTTCGGCTGGCTCTGGGGAGGTTTAGGCGCTCTAATAGCAGGTAGCTATACTTATTTTCTTTGGCATCATCCCTACGCCACCATCATCTTAGTAATTGAGGCTGTGTTTGTAGGTTTTTTTTGCAAGCGGAAACAGCCAAATATCCTGTTATTTGATGGGCTTTACTGGTTCTTAATTGGGATGCCTCTCGTTTGGCTTTTCTACGGTCAAATAATGCAGATGGAGGCGAATCAACTCATCCTTGTTATGTGCAAACAAGCAGTCAACGGCATTTTTAATGCTTTAGTTGCCAGTTTAATCATTTCTTATGCGCCGATTAATCGGTGGGTTCGCCATGCAAACCATCTTCATGCCCTTTCTTTACAACAAACTATTTTTCATCTGTTGATTGCTTTTGTCTTTATTCCAGGGCTACTTTTATTAGTTTTGGATGGTAGAGCCTTTGTTAACCAAATCCAAACGACCGTGCAAACGGAGTTACAAACAAGCGCACCCAATCTCTCAGGCGCAATATCCAGATGGCATCAGCGACACCTCGCAGCTTTGACGCAATTAGCTGAAAGAGCGCTCCTCTCTGAAGCCGCCACTGCTACTAATCCAGTGATTCAATCATCAGAGCAGCTACAACAAGACATTAGCCTGATCGAGCAGTTGTTTGCAGATTTCGACAAAATTTATGTTGCCAATTCATCTGGGATAATTTTAGCTGCCTCTTCTTCTTTAAATCAAACCCGTCAGCGGTTGATTGAACAAAACACCGAACATAAATCTTTAATAACCCAGGCTCAAGAGCGGTTAACACCTTGGATGACTCCTATCCACAAAGATTTATTAATAGACGAACCTCATGTAGGGTTGAATGTGCCCCTGCAAGTTAAAGGTAATTTTCTTGGGCTGATTCACGGTTCATTAGCGTTGAGCCAGATACAAAATCTATACATTTTCGACAGAAAAAATCAGCCCCTAAGCATTACATTGCTCGATCAAAACAACCAAGTTATTGCTAGTAATCACTCCGATCAAAAGCTTTTGAGCCGTGTTAAAAACTCAAAGGAGGGAAGCATCCACACCTTAGAGGGAAGCTTGCAGCAGTGGGTTCCTAGCAAGGGCAATAATCCGATGATGCGCTGGAAAAACTCTATATATATACAAGAGTTTAGTGTTAGCCCTGATTTGAACTGGAGATTACGCTTACAAATTCCAGCCGCTCCTTATATAGAAAATTTACAAAAGCGCTACAAAACCGACCTAATTATTCTTTTAGTCATCACAATGTTGGCATTTGTATTTGCTACGGTAGTTAGCAAACGACTGGTGCAGCCATTATCCTATTTAGCTCGTGCGACTACTGACTTACCGAACCAGCTTTCAGAAAAAACATTTGAATGGAAACATAGCTCTGTTACCGAAATCAATGACCTTGCTTATAATTTTCAATGGATGGCTATTGCACTCAACCAAAAGTTTACCGAAATTAGACACGCTAACGCTACATTAGAGCAGCGGGTTCAACAACGGACACAAAGATTATCGAGAATTAACCGCGATCTGAAAGCTGAAATTAAGAGACGTAAAAAAGCTGAAACTGAACTAAGAACAAGAGAGGCGGCGATACGAGATTTATATGAAGTCACTGCTGCCCCTAATCTTGATTTTGAACAGCGCTTACAAGCGCTGATTGACATGGGATGTCAGACTTTTGGGGTTGAATTCGGAATTTTAGCTCTCGTCCAAGATAACCGTTATGAAGTGATGGTTGCGCGATCACCGGGTCAAGTCTTGAAACCAGGGGAGAGCTTGGATATTAATCAAACATTGTGTGGCGAAGTTTTACATAGGGATGAGCCACTAAGCATCCACCATATAGGCACCTCCAAATGGCAAAACCATCCTGCCTATCTTGGCTTTAGGATGGAAGCTTATATTGGAATCCGAGTTTTAGTTCGAGGCAAAGTCTACAGTACGCTCAGCTTTTCTAGTACATCTCCCCGTGCAGACAGCTTTAAATCAGCCCATCGGGAATTGCTAAAGCTGATGGCTCAGTGGGTGGGTAGTGAAATCGAACAGCAGCAGGCACAAACAGCCCTACAAGCTAGTGAAGAGAGGTGGCAACTCGCGCTACGCGGCACCAATGAAGGGGTATGGGATTGGAATGTCAAAACCCATGAGGTATTTTTCTCTAGCCGCTGGAAACAAATGTTAGGTTACGAGGAGCATGAAATCTCAAATGACTTCGGCGAATGGAGCAAGCGAGTTCATCCAGATGATTTTGAGTGGGTGACGCAAGCGATTCAAGACCACTTTGAGGGAAAGACACCCTTCTACTGTGTAGATTATCGTCTACTTTGCAAGGATGGCAGTTACAAATGGATTCTGGGTCGAGGGCAAGCGCTTTCTGATGAAACAGGGGCGATTGTTCGGATGACGGGTTCTCACAGCGATATTACCGAGCGCAAAAACTTAGAGCAGGAAATTAAAGCCAGAGAGCAATTATTAAATGCTTTCTTTAACGGGGCTTCCTTAGCAGGAGTGGGGCTTTGCATTCACGATCAACACTTTCGATTTTTACAAATTAATGAGGCACTAGCTGAAATTAATGGTCATCCTGTGGAGGCTCACTTAGGCAAGGCAACTCAAGAGGTTCTAGGTGAGTTTGCCGGTGAAGTGAATGGGTTGTTACAACAGGTTTTAGGAACTGGCCAAGCTTCGATTAATTTAGAAATGAGTGGAGAACTACCAAGCCTGGCCGGTGTCAAGCGCCACTGGCTCGCTTCTCACTTCCCGATTTTTAAGGATGCCGGCCAGCCTATAGCAGTAGGGTGCATCCTCATTGACATTAGTGATCGAAAACGAGCCGAAGCGGAATTGCAACAAATGAGCGCGGCGCTAGAAAATGCCGTAGCAGGAATTTCTCGACTGGATACTGATGGACGCTATATCTCTGCCAATGTCACTTATGCGGCCATCTGCGGATATCAGCCAGAGGAAATGGTAGGGATGGCATGGCAAAAAACTGTTCATGCTGAAGATGTTCAGAAGATGGTGGCTGCTTATAGACAGATGTTGAGAGACGGCAGAGTCGAAGCCGAAGCTAGAGGGATGCGAAAAAATGGCTCTAGCTTTTATAAACAAGTTGTGATGGTTTCTGCTTATGACGAGCAAAATGTCTTTGTGGGGCACCACTGCTTTATGAAGGATATTACTGATCGCAAGCAGGCAGAACAAGCACTACAACGAGAATTAGAAAAAACTCTCCTGATTAAGCAAATTACCCAAGAAATTCGTCAAAGCCTCAATGCTCAGCAGATATTTGAAACGGCGGCTGTTCAGATTGGGCAAGCTTTTGGCGTCAGTCGCTGCTTAATTAGCACATACGAAGAAAACCCACAGCCTCATTTTCCTGTAGTTGCAGAGTATGTAGCACTGGGATCTTCCCCCAGCGCGGAGGTTGACCTTCTGGCAACCAGTCCTGGCTATACAGAAAAGTTGATGACTCAAGATAAAGCGATAGCCTCCCCGGATGTCTATTGCGATTCATTGCTCGTCGGGGATCAGCGAATTTGTACCAAGCTCAATTTGAGATCCGCCTTAGCAGTGAGGACTTCTTACCAAGGAGAGCCGAATGGCGCTATTAGTTTGCACCAGTGTGATCGCTACCGTCGTTGGAGCGCCGATCAAGTCGAATTACTAGAATCCGTCGCCGATCAAGTAGGTATTGCCCTCGCTCAAGCCAAATTATTAGAGCAAGAAACTCGACAGCGAGAAGAATTAACTCTCAAAAACAGAGCTTTGGAGCAAACTAGACGGGAAGCAGAAGCGGCGAACCGAGCGAAAAGTGATTTTCTGGCGATGATGAGCCATGAAATTCGCACTCCCATGAATGCGGTTATTGGAATGACGGGACTATTACTCGATACAGCACTCAGCGCTCAACAGCGAGACTTTATTGAGACGATTCGTAGTAGTGGCGACACCCTCCTGAGCATCATTAACGATATTCTTGACTTTTCCAAAATTGAGTCTGGGAAGCTGGAGTTAGAAATGCACCCCTTGAACTTAAGGGACAGTATAGAAGGGGCCATCGACTTAGTTGCCGTTAAAGCATCTGAAAAGGAAATTGAGTTAGGCTACCTGATTCACCCTCAGACTCCGATCTCGATTGTGGGTGATATAACTCGTCTGCGTCAGATTATAGTTAATTTGCTCAACAATGCGATTAAATTTACTGAAACTGGGGAAGTTACTATTTCGGTAGAAGCCTCTCTAATTGACTCTGACAAAACGATTTCCGAGACAGAAAACTCGCTTGAAAAGTTATATGAAATTCAGTTTGCCATTCAAGATACAGGCATTGGTATTCCAGCAGACCGCCTTGATCGACTCTTCAAGTCTTTTAGTCAAGTAGATACTTCCACGACTCGCCAGTATGGAGGGACTGGTTTAGGTCTGGCGATTAGTAAGCGACTTAGTGAAATGATGAACGGCATGATTTGGGTTGAGAGCGGAGGTAACGTCGGAGGAAGACCTACAGCAAAATGGCTTGCCACTAAGCCTCATCAAGTCACAAGGGGTTCCACTTTCTACTTCACGATTGTAGCCCCTGCTGTTGCTGCTGACTTGAGCGAAAAAATTGAAATGCTACCAGAACTATCTGGCAAGCGTTTATTAATTGTGGATGACCAGCCTACTAACCGGCAAATTCTGACGCTGCAAGCTGAGACTTGGGGGATGGAGACTCGCGCTGCTCAATCGGCCTCCGAAGCGCTCAACTGGCTTGAGAATGGAGAAACGTTTGATATGGCTATTTTAGATATGCAAATGCCTAAGATGGACGGTCTTACGCTTGCCGCACGAATCCACCAAAATCCTAAGTTTCATCGTTTACCTTTGGTGATGTTGACTTCTATAGGCAAACCAGAAGCGAGTTCTTCAGAAATATTGGCCCACTTTGCGGCTTGTTTAACTAAACCCATCAAACAATCCCAGCTTTATGAAGTGCTTACTCAGGTGCTACAGGCTCAACCGACAAAAGTTAAACAACAGCCTCCTACCGCTGTTCAGGATGATGTTAAATTGGCTGAGAGATTTCCACTGCGAATTCTGTTAGCAGAGGATCATTTAGTTAATCAAAAGGTTGCTCTGCTTCTGTTGGAGCGTTTGGGGTATCGGGCGGATGTTGTTGCGAATGGATTAGAAGCTTTGGAAGCTCTGCGTCGCCAGCCGTATGATCTAGTGCTGATGGATGTACAGATGCCAGAAATGGATGGGTTAGAAGCCAGCCGTCGTATTTGCCAGGAGTGGCCTGCTGATGCTCGTCCCTGGATTATTGCAATGACGGCGAATGCTATGCAGGGTGATCGCCTGGTTTGTCTTGATGCAGGTATGAATGATTATGTAAGTAAACCCATCCGTCTAGAGGCTCTGATCGAAGCGCTGAGCCAATGCCGAACAAGCCGCAAAGAACTACAACCCCAGAAGGTTGAATTAGATACTAATCAGCCAGAAGTTGAGATGCCGGCGGTTAATCTTGCAGAACTGCAAGCTTTCTGTAGAGCGATTGATGAAGATTCAACTAAAATTTTGCTGTTGCTGACAAACTGCTACTTTGAGGAGGTGCCAAAGTTGCTACAAGCTATGAGTTCTGCAATAGCTCAAGCTGATGCTCAAGCCTTAAAGCGAGCTGCTCATACTCTCAGAGGCAGTAGTGCAAACTTGAGTGCGGCTCATCTTGCTCAGCTTTGTGGCCGGTTAGAAGCCATAAGTGGTGATGGTGAATTAGATCAAGCTTCTCTTTTATTTGCTGAAATCGAGGCTGAGTATGGGCGTGTTAAGAATACTCTGGCTCAAGAATTATAA